One segment of Anopheles stephensi strain Indian chromosome 3, UCI_ANSTEP_V1.0, whole genome shotgun sequence DNA contains the following:
- the LOC118509286 gene encoding DNA repair protein complementing XP-G cells: MGVLGLWKLIEQSGKPVPLDTLENKVLAVDISIWLHQVIKGFQDSKGSALPNAHVLGLFHRLCKLMYYRIKPIFVFDGGVPVLKKQTIAKRNQSKNNYQNEADRIQQLLLETLAKEKVVQQALGSATNILISPSKKAITNGGPSTSKQPDREEEPDAIFKLPPLKAPEEPVDLDRSDSSMDEKASRHYYHLNLNAIDVTSIYFKNLPADVRHEILNDIKETRKQSSWGRLHELPVESDSFSSFQMKRLLKRRQVQVELEEAEKEMGGKCLSLAELESLLNEEGVETSSNRAAQQIASDENTRFLLVRDVQKAIEKAKAREEAEKLAPKAPKLPKMSKEESESLLSMEDDDKEMDEELQLAIKMSLMQDEDPHAVIELDEEELRMSRKQKQALGNAAQSLARGFMLEYGGLTTEEFNDLLHQTQDVDGGDINDSMSQMFVHNGDSIVQRTLATVREVSDEQEKDAEEKEASEKANSEPDTESDSDFVDVPEDNLNDSQVGISLPLNSTNHFKPHYNPIVDFTIDDLKQLSDAGPSKRKEVVEVIIKQEDIGVCDKDDIFADIFSVKKEAEVEEALPVNRPTKHVEPNPPMISIPMQEVSNVVLKENTSNNQPNEEDVNAPKPFAGLKIKKVDDINAQLKEELENLKKGPPAIDLGDIIKPSVPVLDVPVPVAPSTDLKAIKEKLQLQLDELKAGANALTLDEIKLDSVMVDGEKSQDRNDEEDADSETTIIYDADSEIQRTPVKQTISDGGHKEETKAKNDEQVSPTANAPVIEILDSPAKKGTLEHLVIARTPGKDSQQPTESEESVPHVTKPFFVNKTPPSAKKTNQADGTEKPSTPGKSVSKELFPAEPIPSTSKTVPSPPPESEPKPVSAENLITEMADTLKEAHTPLELKRMALDLAQTERELEREKNKQSRLGVSITEQMRNDCMELLQIFGVPYIVAPMEAEAQCAFLNQIDMTDGTITDDSDIWLFGGKKVYKNFFNQQKLVLEFTIEGIEQMFHMDRKKLIQLALLVGSDYTTGIHGIGAVTALEILASFPPTPEQTGETSELMSMLSGLRKFRDWWQHGRSGASGTRMALKSKLKNIDIGEGFPSTGVVEAYLRPTVDFSEEEFSWGYPDADRLRDYARQKFGWTQTKTNDILLPVLKRLDERKSQASIKNYFKVQSAVGQSRLKVSKRVQHAVDTMAGKIDPDDVVKAKKKSPTKAKKPAGRKRKQAAEKDTIETIDLESIEEGNEQEDEAPSNVANMKDDEKDDDFVEATKATKKSGLARKRATDGPGTTAKPKRGRKKASQDGTPTDGKEASEAEPATSQRPAHSLANIGGIIANINQQSAESVDSSLAARRKRIGNKMPDFNPAIPQRVKDEQEMVERKKRAAELFKKLKANDKPKRQ; encoded by the exons ATGGGAGTATTAGGACTTTGGAAGCTAATCGAACAGTCGGGTAAGCCGGTTCCACTGGATACGTTGGAGAACAAAGTGCTGGCCGTGG ATATATCGATATGGTTGCATCAGGTGATAAAAGGGTTCCAGGATTCGAAAGGCAGCGCTTTACCGAACGCTCATGTGCTTGGTTTATTTCATCGTTTGTGCAAGCTGATGTACTACCGCATCAAACCAATATTCGTGTTCGATGGAGGTGTTCCAGTCTTGAAGAAGCAAACCATC GCTAAGCGTAATCAGAGCAAAAACAACTATCAAAATGAAGCGGATCGCATACAGCAGCTACTGCTCGAAACGCTGGCAAAGGAAAAAGTTGTCCAACAGGCACTTGGATCCGCCACCAACATTCTTATCTCACCCTCGAAGAAAGCCATTACAAACGGTGGTCCAAGCACAAGCAAACAGCCCGACCGGGAAGAGGAACCGGATGCGATATTCAAGCTCCCCCCACTGAAGGCGCCCGAAGAACCGGTCGATCTGGACCGCAGTGATAGTTCGATGGACGAAAAAGCTTCTCGGCACTACTATCACTTGAACCTGAACGCGATCGATGTGACCAGCATTTACTTTAAAAATCTACCAGCCGATGTACGGCACGAGATTCTGAACGACATCAAGGAAACGCGCAAACAGTCGTCCTGGGGCCGACTGCACGAACTGCCCGTTGAGAGTGATTCGTTTTCTTCGTTTCAAATGAAGCGTTTACTGAAACGGCGCCAGGTGCAGGTGGAACTCGAGGAAGCggagaaggaaatgggtgGAAAGTGTCTCTCATTGGCGGAGCTCGAATCGCTGCTCAACGAGGAAGGGGTTGAAACGTCGTCAAACAGAGCGGCACAGCAGATAGCATCGGATGAAAATACGCGCTTCCTGCTGGTGCGCGACGTACAGAAAGCAATCGAGAAAGCAAAAGCAcgcgaagaagcagaaaagctTGCTCCGAAAGCACCTAAACTGCCCAAAATGTCGAAGGAAGAATCGGAAAGTCTGTTGTCCATGGAGGACGATGACAAAGAGATGGATGAAGAGTTACAGCTGGCAATCAAAATGTCGTTAATGCAGGACGAGGATCCTCACGCTGTGATCGAGCTTGACGAAGAAGAGTTGCGTATGTCGCGGAAGCAGAAACAAGCACTCGGAAATGCTGCGCAAAGCTTAGCCCGTGGATTTATGCTCGAGTACGGAGGTCTAACAACTGAAGAGTTTAATGATCTGTTGCATCAAACGCAAGATGTGGATGGGGGCGATATTAATGATTCCATGTCGCAAATGTTTGTGCACAACGGGGATTCCATAGTGCAACGCACCTTGGCGACTGTTCGGGAAGTGTCCGACGAGCAAGAGAAGgatgcagaagaaaaagaggcGTCTGAAAAGGCAAATAGCGAACCGGACACGGAATCCGATTCAGACTTTGTCGATGTGCCGGAAGATAACTTGAACGATTCTCAGGTGGGCATTTCACTGCCACTAAACAGTACCAATCACTTCAAACCTCACTACAATCCAATCGTGGACTTTACCATCGATGATCTGAAACAGCTATCGGACGCGGGACCGTcgaaaaggaaggaagtggTGGAGGTGATCATTAAGCAGGAGGACATAGGAGTATGCGATAAGGATGATATATTTGCGGATATATTTAGTGTAAAGAAAGAAGCAGAGGTAGAAGAAGCATTACCGGTTAATCGCCCAACCAAACATGTTGAACCTAACCCACCGATGATCAGTATTCCAATGCAAGAAGTGAGCAACGTTGTGCTCAAAGAAAATACCTCGAATAACCAGCCGAACGAAGAGGACGTAAACGCTCCGAAACCGTTCGCCGGCTTAAAGATAAAGAAAGTCGACGATATAAATGCGCAGCTGAAGGAAGAATTGGAAAATCTGAAGAAAGGCCCGCCGGCGATTGATTTGGGCGACATTATTAAACCGTCGGTTCCGGTTCTGGATGTTCCTGTTCCGGTTGCACCAAGCACCGATCTGAAAGCTATAAAGGAAAAGCTTCAACTACAATTGGACGAGCTGAAAGCGGGTGCCAATGCGTTAACGTTAGATGAAATTAAACTGGATAGCGTGATGGTTGATGGTGAAAAG tcCCAAGACCGCAACGATGAAGAAGATGCTGATAGTGAAACGACGATTATCTATGATGCCGATTCAGAGATTCAAAGAACTCCCGTTAAGCAAACTATCTCCGACGGAGGAcacaaagaagaaacaaaagcgaaaaacGATGAGCAAGTGTCACCTACGGCCAATGCTCCGGTTATTGAAATCCTAGACAGTCCCGCTAAAAAGGGGACTTTGGAGCATCTAGTGATTGCACGCACACCAGGCAAGGATTCACAGCAACCAACCGAATCGGAAGAATCGGTTCCGCACGTAACGAAACCGTTCTTTGTTAACAAAACTCCACCCTCGGCAAAGAAAACGAACCAGGCCGATGGTACAGAGAAGCCGTCCACCCCTGGCAAATCGGTTTCGAAAGAGTTGTTTCCTGCGGAACCGATACCTTCCACGAGTAAAACGGTTCcgtcaccaccaccggaaTCGGAACCGAAGCCTGTTAGTGCGGAAAATCTCATCACCGAAATGGCGGACACACTGAAGGAAGCGCACACACCGCTCGAGCTGAAACGTATGGCACTTGATCTGGCCCAAACGGAGCGCGAGCTAGAGCGGGAGAAGAACAAACAGTCCCGTCTGGGTGTATCGATTACCGAGCAGATGCGTAACGATTGTATGGAACTGTTGCAAATTTTCGGCGTCCCGTACATCGTAGCGCCGATGGAGGCGGAAGCGCAATGTGCATTTTTGAATCAGATCGATATGACCGATGGCACGATAACGGACGATAGCGATATCTGGCTGTTCGGTGGGAAGAAGGTGTACAAAAACTTCTTCAACCAACAGAAGCTGGTGCTGGAGTTTACGATCGAGGGCATCGAGCAAATGTTTCACATGGATCGAAAGAAGCTGATCCAGCTGGCGCTCCTGGTGGGCAGCGATTATACGACGGGCATTCACGGTATCGGTGCCGTAACGGCACTGGAAATATTGGCTTCCTTTCCACCGACACCGGAACAGACGGGCGAAACGTCCGAGCTGATGTCGATGTTGTCCGGTTTGCGCAAGTTTCGCGACTGGTGGCAGCATGGCAGAAGTGGAGCGTCCGGCACCCGGATGGCACTGAAATCGAAGCTTAAAAACATCGACATTGGCGAAGGGTTTCCGAGCACGGGTGTGGTCGAAGCGTATCTGCGCCCGACGGTTGATTTCAGCGAGGAGGAATTCAGCTGGGGCTATCCGGACGCGGATCGGTTACGCGATTATGCGCGGCAAAAGTTTGGTTGGACGCAGACGAAAACGAACGACATATTGCTGCCGGTGTTGAAGCGTTTGGATGAGCGAAAGTCGCAGGCATCGATCAAGAATTACTTTAAGGTGCAGAGTGCCGTCGGTCAGAGCCGGTTGAAGGTTAGCAAACGGGTGCAGCATGCGGTCGATACGATGGCGGGCAAAATCGATCCGGATGACGTTGtgaaggcgaagaagaaaagtCCTACGAAAGCAAAGAAGCCCGCGGGACGGAAGCGAAAGCAGGCTGCTGAGAAGGACACGATCGAAACGATTGATCTGGAATCGATCGAAGAGGGGAACGAGCAGGAAGATGAGGCGCCATCCAATGTGGCGAACATGAAGGATGATGAAAAAGATGATGATTTTGTTGAAGCAACAAAAGCAACCAAAAAGAGTGGCCTAGCCCGTAAGCGAGCAACCGATGGCCCGGGAACGACAGCAAAGCCGAAACGTGGCCGTAAAAAAGCATCGCAGGATGGTACGCCCACCGATGGCAAAGAAGCGTCCGAGGCGGAACCAGCAACCTCACAGCGACCCGCACACTCGCTGGCAAATATTGGTGGAATCATTGCCAACATTAACCAACAGTCGGCTGAAAGCGTGGACAGTTCGCTGGCAGCGCGCAGGAAACGGATTGGAAACAAGATGCCGGACTTTAATCCGGCCATTCCACAGCGGGTGAAGGACGAGCAGGAAATGGTTGAACGTAAGAAGCGAGCTGCggaattgtttaaaaagcTGAAAGCTAACGACAAGCCGAAGCGGCAGTAA